AATTGTTTTGCAAATCTTTTCACTCTGacagtaaaaagaaaatgacagtgGCTTCTGCCATCAATGTCACTAGCAAAGCAATTGTGTCCATGCAGAGTGAACTTCCCGATCTCAAGACGGCAGGAAATCTAGAGCAGGTAGAGCTGATTGATAAGATCCTTAGTGCTATGTTGAATGAAGTACAAGTGATTGACattgaaacagaaacagacaggtcACAAAGCCCTGGATTGCCATTGTCACACTCCTCAGTATCATTTCACTCAGAAATAGATGACCAAACCAAACTCACCGGTACTGCTGTTCTCCCTGAAGTGTTTATCGAAAGGATTTCCCCTCTTCTGACGCATACTTTTGTTGACATGGATGCTGCTTCATTGTCTCCTGGATGTGTAAATGAAACCATCAGTAGTGTGTTAGACACCATCTTAGAATGGGAAAAATGTGTACCCATCACTGGAAGACTGGAGAAATTGATCACTGAAACACAAATAGGTCAATATTCCTATGATATTGCAGATCGAGTACATAAAACACTAAAAGGTTATCATGGTCTCCAGACCATTTCCGTGCCAGTTGGAAAGAGTCTTTCAGATTCTATGCTTTGCAAATTAACATCTAGAGCTGAGGGAAAGAATGAAATTCCATCAGAGTTCGTTTACAGTTATGTAGAGGAGGCTGTGAAGCGACTACTCCTGTCATGTTTGTTCCCCTCAGCATCTTCTGAGAATCAAGAACGTTTACAGAATAATCTAGagacctcaaaatcatcacctGAGGTGTTTGGAAGTACAATGAACGTATTCACACAAGTGATGACCAACGAAGTCATGGTGGCACTCTCCACAGAGTCAAAGAAAAATGTTTCTTCTGACTTGAAGGAATTAGTTAAGGAGGATCAGAAACTCTTAGACAAACGGGCACAGGACACTAAAACTAGATCATCCACCACTAACTCAAACAATCTGCCCCCTCGTACTTTTGACGAACATACAGATTTGATGCAAAATAGTCAGTGTGAAGGAGTCGCCAGTTCATGTCACCTACGTCTGTTAGAGTCCAACAAGAAAGACTTTGCCTCCTTGGTCTCCATGCTGGTCATTCGACTCCTGAAGAAAGTCAATAGCTTACAAAAGGACATTGGCACCCACCAGGATGGACTTCCAGATAATGTGCTGGATATGTCCAGAGACTTGATTCAGAAGATTCTGTCTGAGCTCAATACAGCGTTTGGCATGACAGGCGATGAAACCTATCCTAAGGATGTGAATTTTCACCAGATTTACAGAAACGTTTACAAAGAACTTACTCGACAGTTTGGGTCTGAAGATGTGCTCCGTTTTGCCCTTGAATCACAAGATCAATCTTTTGAATCATCACTGGTAGAAACGCTAACAAAAGAGATAACAAAGACTTGTAGCCAAACCAGCATACCAGCTTCTACACATCTCCCTCCAATTCAACCTACAGTTGGACAAGAccaaggaaaggaaaagaccAGGAACAAAATGTTTCCAGTTTGGCTCAAGATGCCAACAATCAAATCGAAGGTGGAGTATCATGCATATAATTTAGCTCATGGAGCTTTTTACTGTCATACTGTCATACAGCCATACTGTCTATTCACT
Above is a genomic segment from Clupea harengus chromosome 3, Ch_v2.0.2, whole genome shotgun sequence containing:
- the LOC116219030 gene encoding uncharacterized protein LOC116219030, whose amino-acid sequence is MSERNESKKKSFDESRAECSSTTRTKRFDADLDHMNLSPMIRHLVENMTEEHWRIVREALCVPRTKEEVGHLCAIIVKKVVQTAHYYLLPVLSEILGVPAAYVCGMTRSGQHTFWVSTSEAKRPEGSSIRQGSQGITNEMLLAAAKKEVDEIFRESVRIVSGLDPVVPALPERYSSISEKNVDLTASCTIKDFDSGPTTAPMMAEDAKASGLSQSIPLLNQFTDTEFQQRASKQVSEVLLKTLENESPIEEFAEDDEESNSKAESQTDLCRVHAIFPSGPLSESLAVDLVDDIIESMKDKVSCQEVYSTSYDVVGCVIEGMKDLLEKTQALGTVVPMKRIYRTTCQIMFNAIQNMVGKLFCKSFHSDSKKKMTVASAINVTSKAIVSMQSELPDLKTAGNLEQVELIDKILSAMLNEVQVIDIETETDRSQSPGLPLSHSSVSFHSEIDDQTKLTGTAVLPEVFIERISPLLTHTFVDMDAASLSPGCVNETISSVLDTILEWEKCVPITGRLEKLITETQIGQYSYDIADRVHKTLKGYHGLQTISVPVGKSLSDSMLCKLTSRAEGKNEIPSEFVYSYVEEAVKRLLLSCLFPSASSENQERLQNNLETSKSSPEVFGSTMNVFTQVMTNEVMVALSTESKKNVSSDLKELVKEDQKLLDKRAQDTKTRSSTTNSNNLPPRTFDEHTDLMQNSQCEGVASSCHLRLLESNKKDFASLVSMLVIRLLKKVNSLQKDIGTHQDGLPDNVLDMSRDLIQKILSELNTAFGMTGDETYPKDVNFHQIYRNVYKELTRQFGSEDVLRFALESQDQSFESSLVETLTKEITKTCSQTSIPASTHLPPIQPTVGQDQGKEKTRNKMFPVWLKMPTIKSKKPKRGSQSLLVSQASPVANTKLSETLAQVTKAPVSAGPLEMPQEEETVGCCFFRMPKFKFSFKKIRKGAKIGHCDDDKSFEENINVSACATSCQTRFNEATAELTASESQTKLEETASRLTNTSTPKMGLSHLAV